Proteins found in one Candidatus Eisenbacteria bacterium genomic segment:
- a CDS encoding GNAT family N-acetyltransferase, whose protein sequence is MITLDPITLEGNGVRLEPLTPAHRDALAAAGADGRLWELWFTSVPKPEEVDRYIGDALDGHRDGHMLPWAVRELATGAIVGSTRYHDVVPKIDRVEIGYTWYAARCQRSHVNTACKLLLLGHAFESMGCRVVGFRTDNFNFVSQRAIEALGAKKDGVIRHHHPRRDGTVRDTVIYSILAGEWPDVKRHLATRLARHG, encoded by the coding sequence GTGATCACACTGGATCCCATCACCCTCGAGGGCAACGGCGTCCGGCTCGAGCCCCTCACCCCGGCGCATCGAGATGCGCTGGCCGCCGCCGGCGCCGACGGCCGCCTCTGGGAGCTCTGGTTCACATCGGTTCCGAAGCCTGAGGAAGTGGATCGCTACATCGGCGACGCACTCGACGGGCATCGGGACGGCCACATGCTCCCATGGGCGGTCCGGGAGCTAGCGACGGGCGCGATCGTGGGCAGCACGCGCTACCACGATGTCGTGCCGAAGATCGATCGGGTTGAGATCGGCTACACCTGGTACGCCGCGAGATGCCAGCGCAGTCATGTCAACACCGCCTGCAAACTGCTGCTGCTCGGGCACGCGTTCGAGTCGATGGGATGCCGCGTGGTCGGGTTTCGGACGGACAACTTCAATTTCGTTTCCCAGCGCGCGATCGAGGCGCTTGGTGCCAAGAAGGACGGCGTGATCCGTCATCACCATCCCCGACGCGACGGGACGGTCCGTGACACGGTGATCTACAGCATCCTCGCCGGCGAATGGCCGGACGTGAAGCGCCATCTCGCCACGCGCCTGGCGCGTCACGGTTAG